One part of the Magallana gigas chromosome 5, xbMagGiga1.1, whole genome shotgun sequence genome encodes these proteins:
- the LOC105335339 gene encoding beta-1,3-galactosyltransferase 5 isoform X1, whose protein sequence is MKVIDLILGMIRMSKKKRKKILLQVFFVFTIFLFYQLIMQIDRKIDKHRQDVKEEEIWKFSRHEQNGTLVFDASERPKFCNGCFKFGYHMLKEEPATCQNQENIHLVFLISTTPLSLKKRMIIRDTWASYSKKNTANIRYAFLLGDIAEEGIQEMINTEDKFYRDILQGDFPENYYTLTVKTLMGYHWAAKHCPNNTFIIKTDDDVFINIPAVLDMIKKHENVLQSSIGGFCKKDIEPVRDIKSKYYVSHVEYPRKRFPGYCSGTGYVTSINVVKRVIEVSRNIPFFHLEDVYIAFCLDHLNFTLQNIEGFNTVYDEDEHADLCELKSNSVLVVHNFKKRPSFIKEIWNKHCDI, encoded by the coding sequence aatgAGTAAAAAGAAACGCAAAAAGATACTTTTGCAAGTATTTTTTGTCttcacaatatttttgttttatcaattgATAATGcaaattgatagaaaaatagACAAACACAGGCAAGATGTAAAGGAAGAGGAGATATGGAAATTTTCAAGACATGAACAGAATGGTACCCTTGTGTTCGATGCTTCGGAGCGACCAAAATTCTGCAATGGATGTTTCAAGTTTGGTTACCATATGCTGAAAGAAGAACCTGCCACGTgtcaaaatcaagaaaatattcatttagtGTTCTTGATATCAACAACGCCATTATCTCTCAAAAAGCGTATGATCATCAGGGACACATGGGCTAGCTATTCAAAGAAAAACACTGCCAACATTCGCTATGCATTCCTTTTGGGTGATATTGCAGAAGAAGGGATACAGGAAATGATAAACACTGAGGACAAATTTTACAGGGATATTTTGCAAGGAGATTTTCCTGAAAACTACTACACATTAACCGTTAAGACTCTCATGGGTTATCATTGGGCTGCGAAACATTGTCCGAACAATACGTTCATCATCAAAACTGACGACGATGTCTTCATCAACATACCTGCAGTTTTAGACATGATCAAGAAACATGAGAATGTCTTACAGAGTTCCATTGGAGGATTTTGCAAAAAAGATATTGAACCTGTGAGAgacataaaatcaaagtactatgTCTCGCATGTAGAGTACCCACGAAAAAGGTTTCCCGGTTATTGTTCGGGGACAGGATATGTGACCAGCATTAACGTTGTAAAACGAGTTATAGAGGTCTCTAGGAATATTCCTTTTTTTCACTTAGAGGATGTTTATATTGCATTTTGTTTAGATCATTTGAATTTCACTTTGCAGAACATTGAAGGTTTTAACACTGTTTACGATGAAGACGAACATGCAGATTTATGTGAGCTGAAAAGCAATTCTGTTCTGGTTGTGCATAATTTCAAGAAACGGCCttcttttataaaagaaatatggAATAAACACTGTGACATTTAA
- the LOC105335329 gene encoding uncharacterized protein: METALCIFMLFLAGVSANITGQHVTTGECVCVAGTNVNARTSASLSASVGAVLNTGDCFKIHGGILTHDGYTWYQLSHVSGTQNLWVAGTLLNKAAASSCSGGSSGSCTATAKSLACQLLQMHNSGKVHLWDRHPSGVHDNAYALNNIRDTCNGHQASRSHYTCSECRSPGAPGGHVCLSETLLRYLVDLGTHGYIHINEIAGACHSCHSYHYRGTAVDIDPGSRKHELISKCSSMGGWPNDEINHIHCQFNH; encoded by the exons ATGGAGACGGCGCTTTGCATTTTTATGCTTTTTCTGGCGGGGGTGTCGGCAAACATCACCGGGCAACACGTGACAACCGGGGAGTGTGTATGTGTGGCGGGAACCAACGTGAACGCCCGCACGTCAG CCAGCCTGTCTGCGTCAGTTGGGGCCGTTCTGAATACGGGGGACTGCTTCAAGATCCACGGCGGTATCCTTACCCATGACGGATATACCTGGTACCAACTCAGCCACGTGTCTGGGACACAG AACCTGTGGGTAGCAGGGACACTTTTGAACAAAGCGGCGGCCTCCTCCTGCTCGGGTGGGTCATCGGGGTCATGTACAGCCACCGCCAAGAGCCTCGCCTGTCAACTCTTGCAGATGCACAACTCTGGGAAAGTTCATCTCTGGGACCGCCATCCTTCCGGCGTCCATGACAACGCCTACGCTCTGAACAACATCAGGGACACTTGTAATGGCCACCAAGCTTCACGATCACA TTACACTTGTTCTGAGTGCCGCAGCCCTGGTGCCCCCGGTGGTCACGTGTGCCTGAGTGAGACTCTGCTCCGTTATCTGGTGGACCTTGGTACACACGGATACATCCAT ATAAATGAGATCGCGGGGGCGTGTCATTCCTGCCACTCCTACCACTACAGGGGAACTGCCGTGGACATCGACCCAGGCTCCAGGAAACACGAACTCATCAGCAAGTGTAGCTCCATGGGCGGCTGGCCCAACGATGAGATCAACCACATTCACTGTCAATTCAACCATTAA
- the LOC105335339 gene encoding beta-1,3-galactosyltransferase 5 isoform X2 codes for MSKKKRKKILLQVFFVFTIFLFYQLIMQIDRKIDKHRQDVKEEEIWKFSRHEQNGTLVFDASERPKFCNGCFKFGYHMLKEEPATCQNQENIHLVFLISTTPLSLKKRMIIRDTWASYSKKNTANIRYAFLLGDIAEEGIQEMINTEDKFYRDILQGDFPENYYTLTVKTLMGYHWAAKHCPNNTFIIKTDDDVFINIPAVLDMIKKHENVLQSSIGGFCKKDIEPVRDIKSKYYVSHVEYPRKRFPGYCSGTGYVTSINVVKRVIEVSRNIPFFHLEDVYIAFCLDHLNFTLQNIEGFNTVYDEDEHADLCELKSNSVLVVHNFKKRPSFIKEIWNKHCDI; via the coding sequence atgAGTAAAAAGAAACGCAAAAAGATACTTTTGCAAGTATTTTTTGTCttcacaatatttttgttttatcaattgATAATGcaaattgatagaaaaatagACAAACACAGGCAAGATGTAAAGGAAGAGGAGATATGGAAATTTTCAAGACATGAACAGAATGGTACCCTTGTGTTCGATGCTTCGGAGCGACCAAAATTCTGCAATGGATGTTTCAAGTTTGGTTACCATATGCTGAAAGAAGAACCTGCCACGTgtcaaaatcaagaaaatattcatttagtGTTCTTGATATCAACAACGCCATTATCTCTCAAAAAGCGTATGATCATCAGGGACACATGGGCTAGCTATTCAAAGAAAAACACTGCCAACATTCGCTATGCATTCCTTTTGGGTGATATTGCAGAAGAAGGGATACAGGAAATGATAAACACTGAGGACAAATTTTACAGGGATATTTTGCAAGGAGATTTTCCTGAAAACTACTACACATTAACCGTTAAGACTCTCATGGGTTATCATTGGGCTGCGAAACATTGTCCGAACAATACGTTCATCATCAAAACTGACGACGATGTCTTCATCAACATACCTGCAGTTTTAGACATGATCAAGAAACATGAGAATGTCTTACAGAGTTCCATTGGAGGATTTTGCAAAAAAGATATTGAACCTGTGAGAgacataaaatcaaagtactatgTCTCGCATGTAGAGTACCCACGAAAAAGGTTTCCCGGTTATTGTTCGGGGACAGGATATGTGACCAGCATTAACGTTGTAAAACGAGTTATAGAGGTCTCTAGGAATATTCCTTTTTTTCACTTAGAGGATGTTTATATTGCATTTTGTTTAGATCATTTGAATTTCACTTTGCAGAACATTGAAGGTTTTAACACTGTTTACGATGAAGACGAACATGCAGATTTATGTGAGCTGAAAAGCAATTCTGTTCTGGTTGTGCATAATTTCAAGAAACGGCCttcttttataaaagaaatatggAATAAACACTGTGACATTTAA